In Gulosibacter molinativorax, a single window of DNA contains:
- a CDS encoding alpha/beta fold hydrolase gives MFSEEHPMWIDILRMKEEAVKLHADSVAGSVRLGEIEVGYHDTGAPGDGRAPIVLVHGTGGSTEAHYRTVYPMLAARHRVIGVDAVVDAVSQLSDLVHQVVAVIEARSPGVPVHLVGYSLGAVVAAALAGRQPVLVKTLTLLAGWITTDKQQRLRNHVWQTLFSGERRPLQEFQTLLAFSSQFLRTRADQDLEALISSRTFRNGVDREMQINYNVDIREDVERITAPTLVVGASEDQMVPIRHSYELLGGIENARLAEVDAGHAVTTERPAQVFMLIDDFVRTPDGVPAGATVEPLMA, from the coding sequence ATGTTTTCGGAAGAACATCCCATGTGGATCGACATCCTTCGAATGAAAGAAGAAGCAGTGAAGCTACACGCAGACTCTGTCGCTGGCTCAGTTCGCCTGGGTGAAATTGAGGTCGGATATCACGACACTGGCGCTCCGGGAGACGGTCGCGCGCCAATTGTGCTCGTGCACGGAACTGGCGGCAGCACCGAGGCACATTACCGAACCGTGTATCCCATGCTTGCCGCTCGACACCGGGTGATTGGAGTCGATGCGGTCGTGGATGCGGTTTCCCAGCTGAGCGATCTCGTACATCAGGTGGTGGCCGTTATAGAAGCTCGCTCGCCGGGCGTGCCAGTGCACCTTGTCGGTTACTCACTTGGTGCAGTTGTCGCCGCCGCACTTGCTGGCCGTCAACCCGTTCTCGTGAAAACGCTGACGCTCCTTGCTGGCTGGATTACGACAGATAAGCAACAGAGGTTGCGTAATCACGTGTGGCAGACGCTTTTTAGTGGTGAGCGTCGCCCGTTGCAGGAGTTCCAAACGCTCCTGGCATTCAGTTCACAATTTCTGCGAACTCGTGCCGACCAGGACCTTGAAGCGTTGATTTCGAGTCGCACCTTCCGCAACGGAGTCGACCGCGAAATGCAAATTAACTACAACGTAGACATCCGTGAGGACGTTGAACGTATTACCGCGCCGACGCTCGTGGTGGGTGCCAGCGAAGACCAGATGGTGCCGATTCGGCACAGTTATGAACTGCTCGGCGGTATCGAGAATGCGCGACTCGCCGAAGTAGACGCGGGCCACGCCGTCACGACCGAGCGGCCTGCACAGGTTTTCATGCTCATTGATGACTTTGTAAGAACTCCCGATGGCGTCCCTGCCGGCGCCACGGTTGAACCACTGATGGCCTAG
- the purD gene encoding phosphoribosylamine--glycine ligase, translating to MKILVLGSGAREHAIISSLASEGNHEIIVAPGNVGMEGEASRIRIEQTNPDLIADFAESEQIELVVIGPEAPLVAGVADAVRAKGIAVFGPSKAAAQLEGSKTFAKEIMQQANVPTGGARLLHELADVAATLDEFGAPYVVKADGLASGKGVMVTTDRNDALRHAEHWLAHGPVLVEEFLDGLEVSLFCIADGNTVRALPPAQDFKRLHNDDAGPNTGGMGAYSPVPFLEDRFGGERAFMAEVVRDVAQPVVDTMRENGNPFQGLLYCGLIVTAAGIRVIEFNARFGDPETQVVLQRLAEPLSTLLVESAHGTLDQHAEDLEISNNSAVTVVLASEGYPDKVRSGRAILGLEDAEATGALVFHAATGADEDGITATGGRVLNVVGQGDTLQDARLHAYEALAHIRLDGGHFRTDIAQTGAALQNTILARAGQITDAQAGESERAANEMAAQAHDAMPAAPAEATGEISTASASSERLDLTETPIAAQVAAQRGIDLESMGGGGRSLTGWRHMYSGKVREVYESETDADALLVVASNRVSAFDHILEPEIPGKGELLTTLSRWWFDQLDVPNHIREPEGWDAELPAEVAARSMRVAKLEMFPVECVVRGYLTGSGLKEYEATGTVCGVDLPEGLGDGDRLPEPIFTPAYKAPQGEHDENITFERVVELVGEEPAAALRDLSLHIFNLASERAATRGVILADTKFEFGVDPATGQITLADEVLTSDSSRYWDADLYSNAELPLSERLSSFDKQIVRNWLRENWDGEGTPPALPQETIERTVARYRELLERLAA from the coding sequence GTGAAGATTCTCGTACTTGGCTCGGGCGCGCGCGAGCACGCCATCATCAGCTCACTCGCCAGCGAGGGAAACCACGAAATCATCGTGGCGCCCGGCAACGTTGGAATGGAGGGCGAAGCGAGCCGTATTCGCATCGAACAGACGAACCCGGACCTCATCGCCGACTTCGCCGAAAGCGAGCAGATCGAGCTCGTCGTGATCGGCCCAGAGGCACCGCTCGTCGCCGGTGTCGCGGATGCGGTGCGCGCCAAGGGCATCGCGGTGTTCGGCCCCTCGAAGGCCGCCGCGCAGCTCGAGGGCTCCAAGACCTTCGCCAAGGAAATCATGCAGCAGGCGAACGTGCCCACCGGCGGCGCGCGGCTGCTGCACGAGCTCGCGGATGTCGCCGCGACGCTCGACGAGTTCGGCGCCCCGTACGTCGTGAAGGCCGACGGCCTCGCGTCGGGCAAGGGCGTCATGGTCACGACCGATCGCAACGACGCGCTGCGCCACGCCGAACACTGGCTCGCGCACGGCCCGGTGCTGGTCGAAGAATTCCTCGACGGCCTCGAGGTCTCGCTCTTCTGCATCGCCGACGGCAACACGGTGCGCGCGCTGCCACCGGCGCAGGACTTCAAGCGCCTCCATAACGACGACGCCGGCCCCAACACCGGCGGCATGGGCGCGTACTCTCCCGTCCCGTTCCTCGAGGACCGCTTCGGCGGCGAACGCGCGTTCATGGCGGAGGTCGTGCGCGACGTCGCCCAGCCCGTCGTCGACACGATGCGCGAGAACGGCAACCCCTTCCAGGGTCTCCTCTACTGCGGCCTCATCGTCACCGCGGCGGGCATCCGCGTGATTGAGTTCAACGCTCGCTTCGGCGACCCGGAGACGCAGGTCGTGCTGCAGCGCCTCGCCGAACCGCTCTCGACCCTGCTCGTCGAATCGGCGCACGGCACGCTCGACCAGCATGCCGAGGACCTCGAGATCTCAAACAACTCGGCCGTCACGGTCGTGCTCGCGTCGGAGGGATACCCCGACAAGGTCCGCTCGGGACGCGCGATCCTCGGCCTCGAGGATGCGGAAGCAACGGGCGCGCTGGTTTTCCACGCCGCGACCGGTGCCGACGAAGACGGCATCACCGCGACCGGTGGCCGCGTGCTGAACGTCGTGGGCCAGGGCGACACCCTGCAGGATGCGCGCCTCCACGCCTACGAGGCCCTCGCGCACATCCGCCTCGACGGCGGCCATTTCCGCACGGACATCGCGCAGACCGGTGCCGCGCTGCAGAACACTATCCTCGCTCGCGCGGGCCAGATCACGGATGCGCAGGCCGGGGAGTCGGAGCGCGCCGCCAACGAAATGGCCGCGCAGGCACACGACGCCATGCCCGCCGCGCCCGCAGAGGCGACCGGCGAGATCAGCACGGCCAGCGCATCCAGCGAGCGGCTCGACCTCACCGAGACCCCGATCGCGGCGCAGGTTGCGGCCCAGCGCGGCATCGACCTCGAGTCGATGGGTGGCGGTGGCCGCTCGCTCACGGGTTGGCGCCACATGTACTCAGGCAAGGTGCGCGAGGTCTACGAGTCGGAGACCGACGCGGATGCGCTGCTTGTCGTCGCGAGCAACCGGGTGTCGGCCTTCGACCACATCCTCGAGCCGGAGATCCCCGGCAAGGGCGAGCTGCTCACGACGCTGAGCCGCTGGTGGTTCGACCAGCTCGACGTGCCCAACCACATCCGCGAGCCCGAGGGCTGGGATGCGGAGCTCCCGGCCGAGGTCGCGGCGCGTTCGATGCGTGTCGCGAAGCTCGAGATGTTCCCGGTCGAGTGCGTCGTGCGCGGCTACCTCACGGGTTCGGGCCTCAAGGAGTACGAGGCGACCGGCACTGTGTGCGGCGTCGACCTGCCCGAGGGCCTCGGCGACGGCGACCGCCTCCCCGAGCCGATTTTCACCCCCGCGTACAAGGCGCCGCAGGGCGAGCACGACGAGAACATCACGTTCGAGCGCGTCGTCGAGCTCGTGGGCGAGGAGCCCGCGGCGGCGCTGCGCGACCTCTCGCTGCACATCTTCAACCTCGCGAGCGAACGCGCCGCCACGCGCGGCGTGATCCTCGCCGACACGAAGTTCGAGTTCGGCGTCGACCCCGCGACCGGCCAGATCACCCTCGCGGATGAGGTGCTCACCTCAGACTCGTCGCGGTACTGGGATGCGGACCTCTACTCGAACGCGGAGTTGCCGCTTTCCGAGCGCCTGTCGTCCTTCGACAAGCAGATCGTGCGCAACTGGCTGCGCGAGAACTGGGACGGCGAGGGCACCCCGCCGGCGCTCCCCCAGGAAACCATCGAGCGCACGGTGGCGCGCTATCGCGAGCTGCTCGAGCGACTCGCGGCATAG
- a CDS encoding ABC transporter permease family protein, with product MSTDPAATDPNDPDQPRIRKPEDFTVAEVRRGIRLQGWLTLGIVLGLVLSFIFAMFLPEHGEFSRGQVLGFLAVFLTALVVVITLGVGLIVNFLMVRRGEPQRVLLERVPEEQEELGYAPETEGGAPGRDRNDVVDSHGDAAGAQGDATEDHEDVPGDNNGAR from the coding sequence ATGTCTACTGACCCCGCAGCGACCGATCCGAACGACCCCGACCAGCCCCGCATCCGCAAGCCGGAGGACTTTACGGTGGCTGAAGTGCGGCGCGGAATTCGGCTGCAGGGGTGGCTCACGCTCGGAATTGTGCTCGGCCTTGTGCTGAGCTTTATCTTTGCAATGTTCCTGCCCGAACACGGAGAATTCTCGCGCGGTCAGGTGCTCGGATTCCTCGCGGTGTTTCTCACCGCGCTGGTAGTGGTGATAACCCTCGGGGTCGGGCTGATTGTGAATTTCCTCATGGTCCGCCGCGGCGAACCGCAGCGGGTGCTGCTCGAGCGGGTACCAGAAGAACAGGAAGAGTTGGGCTACGCGCCGGAGACCGAGGGAGGAGCTCCAGGCCGCGACCGCAATGATGTTGTTGACAGCCACGGTGATGCTGCCGGCGCGCAAGGCGATGCTACCGAGGATCACGAAGACGTCCCCGGCGACAATAACGGCGCCCGCTAA
- a CDS encoding MFS transporter has translation MSSPQAPVQEFTHKRAIRAGFASFVGTSIEFYDFYVFATAAALVFGPIFFPEADPVTGILASFATYAIGFLFRPLGGIIFGHIGDRIGRQRSLVLTLLLMGVATTLVGVLPVYENVGIWAPIMLLILRAMQGLAVGGEWGGAVLMSVENAPERYKGLYGAFPQLGNPMGALLASGIFALLTINGDQFLLDGGWRIPFLLSAVLIAVGFWVRYRVEETPVFEQQQAEGGVQKNPLNDAVKRNWKAILIGMGLIPISTGGYYIVTTFATSYGTEPSFGIGIDANDMLTVLSVAALCELISTLFIGALADKVGRKQTFFWSLVITSVLVIPMFLTMSPENLGIMFVLFALTRVAMNGTWAPLSSIMAQMFDAKSRQTSLSVSYSFGNAIWAGFSPLVATWLFQQTGSIWSVITMFLIMAAISIVCLFLAPQKKDYVFDPRTAAVTTDGAVDLNTNGATK, from the coding sequence ATGAGTTCCCCCCAAGCTCCCGTCCAGGAGTTCACACACAAGCGCGCGATCCGGGCTGGCTTCGCATCCTTCGTGGGCACCTCGATCGAGTTCTACGACTTCTACGTCTTCGCAACCGCTGCGGCCCTCGTCTTCGGGCCGATCTTCTTCCCCGAAGCAGACCCGGTCACCGGAATTCTCGCGTCGTTCGCGACCTACGCGATCGGCTTCCTCTTCCGCCCGCTCGGCGGCATCATCTTCGGCCACATCGGTGACCGCATCGGCCGCCAGCGCTCGCTCGTGCTGACGCTGCTGCTCATGGGTGTCGCGACGACCCTCGTCGGCGTCCTCCCGGTGTACGAGAACGTCGGCATCTGGGCCCCGATCATGCTGCTCATCCTTCGCGCCATGCAGGGCCTCGCGGTCGGCGGCGAATGGGGCGGCGCAGTGCTCATGTCCGTCGAGAACGCGCCCGAGCGCTACAAGGGCCTCTACGGCGCGTTCCCCCAGCTCGGTAACCCGATGGGCGCGCTCCTCGCGTCCGGCATCTTCGCGCTCCTCACCATCAATGGCGACCAGTTCCTCCTCGATGGCGGCTGGCGCATCCCGTTCCTACTCTCGGCAGTGCTGATCGCGGTGGGCTTCTGGGTTCGCTACCGCGTTGAAGAGACGCCAGTGTTCGAGCAGCAGCAGGCCGAGGGCGGCGTGCAGAAGAACCCCCTCAATGATGCGGTCAAGCGCAACTGGAAGGCGATCCTGATCGGGATGGGCCTCATCCCGATCTCGACCGGTGGCTACTACATCGTCACGACCTTTGCGACCTCGTACGGCACCGAGCCATCCTTTGGAATCGGCATCGACGCGAACGACATGCTCACCGTCCTCTCGGTGGCCGCGCTGTGCGAGCTCATCTCGACGCTGTTCATCGGTGCCCTCGCCGACAAGGTGGGGCGCAAGCAGACGTTCTTCTGGAGCCTCGTCATCACCTCGGTGCTCGTGATCCCGATGTTCCTCACGATGTCACCCGAGAACCTCGGCATCATGTTCGTGCTTTTCGCCCTGACGCGCGTCGCGATGAACGGCACCTGGGCACCGCTTAGTTCGATCATGGCGCAGATGTTCGACGCAAAGTCGCGCCAGACGAGCCTCTCGGTGTCCTACAGCTTCGGTAACGCTATCTGGGCAGGCTTCTCGCCGCTCGTCGCGACCTGGCTCTTCCAGCAGACCGGCTCGATCTGGTCGGTCATCACGATGTTCCTCATCATGGCCGCGATCAGCATCGTCTGCCTCTTCCTCGCCCCGCAGAAAAAGGACTACGTCTTCGACCCGCGCACCGCGGCGGTTACGACCGACGGTGCCGTCGACCTGAACACGAACGGTGCCACGAAGTAG
- a CDS encoding amidohydrolase → MRKIHTFDEPREDWTPLLVTAKTILTADEDAPRASAMLIAGERIVAVGTADECRDAAGFLGLTAPRELDLGDVTITPGFIDPHTHPLMHGQMRMWVDCGPSQAATIPEIVALLQQRAAETTGDGPIRGYGYEHRNLAEGRHPTRHELDAVATDREVYLMNASGHGGVVNSFTLEKYGVTRDTPNPPGGEFFRDSEGELTGELSDAACNILTGVEGVKIGNHGPNLHLGDSIEDHIEQLRTAQDSFLRGGVTAVGDCQVTRREFDMYLRLADTGDLKIRYNMYFLSHLLDEGLEIGMRGAFGNGYLSFAGFKFYADGTLGGWTAYFPDGYAGDPCRTGMLYHEPAEYSELIRRAHEAGLQTATHAQSPDAIGMVLDAIEAAQDAHPRPDARHRIEHCGLPSSEQIERMAKLGVHPVNQTQHYYNWGEGVVDAIGEAGARFNPLGEFEAEGVPVTLSSDAPVADPLPLQAIQTAVTRTTARGAQLGDANLRISVESAFAAHTIAGARALGREDDLGSITPGKRADFVVLGGNPLEVDPTTIQDIPVLQTWVGGTAQFDSAEQAAAAVSAAAATATATATTTAAATATATSATKEGSASW, encoded by the coding sequence ATGCGGAAGATTCATACCTTCGACGAACCGCGCGAGGACTGGACGCCGCTCCTCGTCACCGCCAAGACCATTCTGACGGCGGACGAGGACGCGCCCCGCGCATCCGCGATGCTCATCGCTGGTGAGCGGATCGTCGCGGTCGGCACCGCCGACGAGTGCCGGGATGCGGCCGGTTTCCTCGGCCTGACCGCCCCTCGCGAGCTTGACCTCGGCGACGTCACGATCACCCCGGGCTTCATCGACCCGCACACGCATCCGCTCATGCACGGCCAAATGCGCATGTGGGTGGACTGCGGGCCGAGCCAGGCCGCAACTATCCCCGAGATCGTCGCGCTGCTCCAGCAGCGCGCGGCCGAGACCACGGGCGACGGCCCCATCCGCGGCTACGGCTACGAGCACCGCAACCTCGCCGAGGGGCGTCACCCCACGCGGCACGAGCTGGATGCGGTCGCCACCGATCGTGAGGTCTACCTCATGAACGCCTCCGGGCACGGCGGCGTCGTGAACAGCTTCACGCTCGAGAAATACGGCGTGACGCGCGACACCCCGAACCCGCCGGGAGGCGAGTTCTTCCGCGACAGCGAAGGCGAGCTCACCGGAGAGCTGTCGGATGCGGCGTGCAACATCCTGACCGGCGTCGAGGGCGTCAAGATCGGCAACCACGGCCCGAACCTCCACCTCGGTGACAGCATCGAGGACCACATCGAGCAGCTCCGCACCGCGCAGGACTCCTTCCTTCGCGGCGGGGTCACGGCGGTCGGCGACTGCCAGGTCACGCGGCGCGAATTCGACATGTACCTGCGTCTCGCCGACACGGGCGACCTCAAGATTCGCTACAACATGTACTTCCTCTCGCACCTGCTCGACGAGGGTCTCGAGATCGGGATGCGCGGGGCCTTCGGCAACGGCTACCTCAGCTTCGCGGGGTTCAAGTTCTACGCCGACGGCACGCTCGGTGGCTGGACGGCGTACTTCCCCGACGGCTATGCGGGCGATCCCTGCCGCACGGGCATGCTCTACCACGAGCCCGCCGAGTATTCCGAACTCATCCGCCGCGCCCACGAGGCGGGGCTGCAGACCGCGACGCACGCCCAGTCGCCCGACGCGATCGGCATGGTGCTGGACGCGATCGAGGCGGCCCAGGATGCGCATCCTCGCCCCGACGCGAGGCACCGGATCGAGCACTGCGGGTTGCCGAGCTCCGAGCAGATCGAGCGCATGGCGAAGCTCGGCGTGCATCCGGTGAACCAGACCCAGCACTACTACAACTGGGGCGAGGGCGTCGTCGACGCGATCGGCGAGGCCGGAGCGCGCTTCAACCCGCTCGGCGAGTTCGAAGCCGAGGGCGTGCCCGTGACGCTGAGTTCGGATGCACCGGTCGCCGATCCCCTGCCGCTGCAGGCGATCCAGACGGCGGTGACCCGCACGACCGCCCGCGGCGCGCAGCTCGGGGACGCCAACCTGCGCATCTCGGTCGAGAGCGCGTTCGCCGCGCACACGATCGCGGGCGCTCGGGCGCTCGGCCGCGAGGATGACCTCGGCTCGATCACCCCCGGCAAGCGCGCCGACTTCGTTGTGCTCGGTGGGAATCCCCTCGAGGTCGACCCGACCACGATTCAGGACATTCCCGTGCTGCAGACCTGGGTCGGCGGCACCGCACAGTTCGATAGTGCCGAGCAGGCGGCAGCGGCGGTATCCGCGGCAGCGGCAACGGCAACGGCAACGGCAACGACAACGGCCGCAGCGACGGCAACGGCAACATCGGCAACGAAGGAAGGAAGCGCATCGTGGTAG
- a CDS encoding TetR/AcrR family transcriptional regulator, protein MSAPDQQDPSHQQLSLRESNRRRRYSRILAAADELFRAHGFDQVTTREIAAAAGVGEATLFRYVPNKNDLLLLVIGRQQDALLDEIEQHDDLVASKAPVSPSGEWYLDRISNIYEKRITFYVNDPINVAKYIATGLQSDNSLRAHPMTSGDRVIDRVHGILASGQEADAIRDDVDALIVARNINGIYIHEALRSPSRNLPFETTWERLAQRFDVMLRPLLKMHRKDQCNPFVDK, encoded by the coding sequence ATGAGCGCCCCAGATCAGCAGGACCCCAGCCACCAGCAGTTGAGCTTGCGTGAGAGTAATCGACGCCGTCGGTACTCTAGAATCTTGGCCGCCGCCGACGAACTCTTTAGAGCTCACGGTTTCGATCAAGTTACAACCCGCGAGATTGCTGCCGCCGCGGGCGTTGGCGAGGCAACGCTATTTCGCTATGTTCCGAACAAGAACGATTTGTTGCTGCTCGTGATTGGTCGTCAGCAAGACGCTCTACTCGATGAGATCGAGCAGCATGATGACCTGGTTGCCTCCAAAGCTCCGGTATCTCCGTCTGGTGAGTGGTACCTCGACCGCATCAGCAACATCTACGAGAAGCGCATCACCTTCTATGTAAACGACCCAATCAATGTCGCGAAATACATCGCTACCGGACTGCAATCTGACAACAGCCTCCGGGCCCACCCCATGACATCCGGTGATCGTGTCATCGACCGAGTGCATGGCATTCTCGCTTCAGGTCAAGAAGCCGATGCTATCCGCGATGACGTGGATGCGCTCATCGTCGCTCGCAATATCAACGGCATCTATATTCACGAAGCGCTTCGGAGCCCTTCACGCAATTTGCCATTTGAAACTACATGGGAACGGCTTGCCCAGCGATTCGATGTAATGCTGCGCCCGCTGCTGAAAATGCACCGCAAAGATCAATGCAATCCATTTGTTGATAAATAG
- a CDS encoding alcohol dehydrogenase catalytic domain-containing protein, with translation MRITGAVLRESGASLPYASSRPLDVVSLELASPGPGEVRIRIETAGLCHSDLSVVNGSRPRPLPMLLGHEAAGIVDSLGEGVEDLAVGQRVVTVFLPRCESCAACRTGGRLPCEAGTLSNNDGVLPSQKTRLSENGSPIRHHLGVSAFATHAIVSRRSIVPVGDDVPPNVAAVLGCAVLTGGGAVKNAGALQPGQDIIVIGLGGVGMAAILTGIAITSAAGGRVIGVDAIPAKLEAARTLGANIAVTPEDALALNLRAPVVVEAAGNPLAFETAFALTAPGGITVTTGLPPADATSRITPLTVTAEARTIVGSYLGSAVPSRDIPEYEKLWREGKLPVEKLTSTTLPLASINEALDALDRGYAIRQMITFEGI, from the coding sequence ATGCGAATTACTGGCGCGGTACTGCGGGAATCGGGAGCAAGCCTTCCCTACGCTTCGAGCAGACCACTGGATGTGGTCAGCCTCGAGTTGGCCTCGCCTGGCCCAGGTGAAGTGCGCATCCGCATAGAAACAGCAGGTCTCTGTCACTCCGACCTCTCCGTCGTCAACGGCAGTCGACCCCGACCGCTACCGATGCTGCTCGGCCACGAGGCCGCGGGCATCGTTGACTCGTTAGGAGAAGGCGTCGAAGATCTTGCCGTTGGTCAGCGTGTCGTCACGGTGTTCTTGCCGCGATGCGAATCGTGTGCAGCCTGCCGCACTGGCGGGAGACTTCCCTGCGAAGCTGGCACGCTTAGCAACAACGACGGAGTCCTGCCCTCTCAGAAAACTCGGCTCTCTGAAAATGGTTCGCCCATTCGCCATCATCTTGGTGTCTCAGCGTTCGCGACCCATGCAATCGTAAGCCGACGTTCAATCGTGCCTGTCGGTGATGACGTACCGCCCAATGTTGCAGCAGTGCTGGGCTGCGCGGTTCTCACGGGAGGAGGTGCGGTAAAGAACGCCGGCGCGCTTCAGCCAGGCCAAGACATCATCGTGATCGGCCTGGGCGGCGTAGGAATGGCAGCGATCCTCACCGGAATTGCCATTACCTCGGCCGCAGGTGGTCGGGTCATTGGCGTGGACGCGATTCCGGCAAAGCTGGAAGCCGCGCGGACCCTTGGCGCAAACATTGCTGTCACTCCAGAAGACGCGTTGGCACTCAACCTCCGCGCACCAGTGGTTGTGGAGGCAGCCGGAAATCCCCTTGCGTTTGAAACAGCATTCGCACTAACGGCACCGGGTGGAATCACCGTCACAACAGGGCTCCCACCCGCTGACGCGACCTCGCGCATCACTCCACTCACTGTCACTGCCGAAGCTCGGACCATCGTCGGTTCATATCTCGGCTCAGCAGTACCAAGCCGAGACATTCCGGAGTACGAAAAGCTGTGGCGCGAAGGAAAGCTACCGGTTGAGAAACTCACTTCGACAACTCTCCCGCTCGCCAGTATCAATGAAGCCCTCGACGCACTTGACAGGGGCTACGCAATCCGGCAAATGATTACATTCGAAGGCATCTAA
- a CDS encoding Lrp/AsnC family transcriptional regulator translates to MSEPLVELDERLVTALRSDPRASMISIAKDIGAPRSLVTSRLRQMFDDGELRVVAALHPEFSGKNVIAHVSVRTHGPIEPVLEMVSERKDAVFVSVTSGAHDFIFEARAETHAQLDELLAEVRARPEVARINSLVYSRVYKGYLEHETLAPIQIDEVDSELLRHLELDGRTSWQDLAEEVGLSGSAVRVRVNRLLDAHLAKIVVVQDRGRLGQVLTSGVGLTLHGSAEDALPEFGRLPFVEFAVSTIGRFDAVMTVRATSAGGLHAAFETLRAHPSVHGFESWTHLKSVKEDPTRRI, encoded by the coding sequence ATGAGCGAACCCCTGGTTGAGCTGGACGAACGGCTCGTTACGGCACTGCGAAGCGATCCGCGCGCGAGCATGATCTCGATCGCCAAGGACATCGGCGCGCCCCGATCGCTCGTTACCTCGCGGCTGCGGCAGATGTTCGACGACGGTGAGCTCAGGGTGGTCGCGGCGCTGCATCCGGAGTTCTCGGGCAAGAATGTCATCGCGCACGTGTCTGTGCGGACCCACGGCCCGATCGAACCGGTGCTTGAGATGGTGAGCGAGCGCAAAGACGCCGTGTTCGTGTCGGTGACGTCCGGAGCCCACGACTTCATCTTTGAAGCGCGGGCGGAGACCCATGCCCAGCTCGACGAGCTCCTCGCGGAAGTCAGGGCGCGCCCGGAGGTCGCGCGCATCAACTCACTCGTGTACTCGCGGGTCTACAAGGGCTACCTCGAGCACGAAACGCTTGCGCCCATTCAGATCGACGAGGTCGATAGCGAGCTGCTGCGACACCTGGAGCTCGACGGCCGCACGAGCTGGCAAGACCTCGCCGAAGAGGTCGGGCTCTCGGGGTCGGCCGTTCGCGTGCGCGTAAATCGCCTCCTGGATGCGCATCTCGCGAAGATCGTGGTCGTGCAGGACCGCGGGCGGCTCGGTCAGGTGCTCACGAGCGGTGTCGGGCTGACGCTGCATGGGAGCGCGGAGGATGCGCTGCCCGAGTTCGGCCGCCTGCCGTTTGTCGAGTTTGCGGTGTCAACGATTGGCCGGTTCGACGCCGTCATGACAGTGCGCGCGACGAGCGCGGGCGGCTTACACGCGGCGTTCGAAACGCTGCGTGCGCATCCGAGCGTGCACGGGTTTGAGTCCTGGACCCACCTGAAGTCGGTCAAGGAGGACCCCACGCGCCGGATTTAG